Genomic DNA from Echeneis naucrates chromosome 14, fEcheNa1.1, whole genome shotgun sequence:
CAGGTGAACTTACTTTACTTGAAATTATTGTGATGACAACTATTTGATTTAAAGTAACAAGATGTCAAAGAAGATCTAAAGTAAAGTTCAAGAAGCTTGTAAAGATCGTAAATCCACTGTGCACTTGAATTTAGTAACTGAGCCAGTTTACTTTGTTATATCTCATAATTAATGGATCATTAGTACAATCCTAAATACACAGCACAAGGTGTCCATGATATTTCAGAAACCAGCACTGACTGGAAATGTGATCTGCTGGTTCAATTGCAAGTGTTTCAAGTGTGTTAAAAGGAACAAAAGTAAAAGGAGCAGAAGGGTAGATCCTGGGATTTTTCTGTGCATGTCTGATTACTTCCTATCAGAGCAATGTGAATATTATCTCTTGTTACACATGGTATGCTTTCAGCCATATGCTAATAGCAAAAAACTATCAGTGTAAAAAATCTGTTCTAGCATTTTACAGAGGACCTACTTTGCAAAGTAGGCCATGGTGTTGTTGGTATAATAATGTTATTCAAATCCCTTGAGTTATAAACAATGAGCAAATGAGCTCACAATAACTCGGCAGGGTCTGCTGAAATTGAAAAATGCTATAAGGTGCACATTTGTCATCAACTGTCATGTCAAAATTAGAATAAACTTGAACAGAGAGGTTGGGTTCTAATGAAACTCAGATGAAAAGACTTTTATCTTCAGCAGAAAGCTTTTAAGAAAACCTGACACTTGATCAAGAATATCCATGTAGCAGGCTGAGCGTGAGGGACcatgcagacagaaacaagTTTACAATTTATGAAAAAGGCATGACATTACAtccccgaaaaaaaaaaaaaataaaaaaatatatataaaaaaaggttCTGAGCCCTGTCATGTTGTCACTGAGCTGGTCATATGGGGTTAAAGGTCGACTAAACAGAACTAAACTAAGGCAAATGCCATCCTAACCGGAACAGAACAAAACTGACCTCACTACATATAACACACAGGAGGTTTTATCAGACCAAATAGAAACAACAGGAACAGCTACTGAACAACACATTGAACTTGAGAAAAGCACAAATAGAAAATATACAATACATAAGAGCGAAATATGCAAAACtcaataaacacatttcacagtAAATACATCAAATGACAAAGACCTCTCAGTCCCCCCAGGAGCAACCTCAGTTGGTCCCTTCCAAATAGTTATTCCCCAGAGTCAGGACAGCTCAACCAACCGGCTCCTCTATTGCCTGTGCCACACCCCGAGCCAGAAGGCATCATAAAGAgaacaaagtaaataaacaggACAAACACTTGTACTGACAAAGCGTGCTACAGAACAGGACAAATGCAGCATGAAGTGTCTATCTGTAAATTAATATGTGAATTATGACTGTAGCGCAGGCAGTGTGATATAGGGATACTCATTTGGGGCTGTGGCGCGGCCATCACACTGatgttgtgatgatgatgatgttgttgttgtgctacTTCAGGCTGACGCTCTAAATCGTCTCTGCAGTCTGAATCAGGTTTCATGTAAGTGTATGAGACGATACACAGAGGAGTCCTCTCCGCTTGGTCAATCTTCTCCTGAGTCAGCGGCTGCAGCAGGTTAATCGGAGACCATTCACTGCTCAACAGCATCATCTGGCACATAAAGCAGCTCCTCCGTACCTGAAAACCATGTGTCCCCTGCCCTCCCTCTCTGCGGCTGCTGATAACACTGTTCAAACCCTCGCAGAAATGGATTTCCGTCCCAACTGCAGGGAAAATGAAGCGTGCTGCAGCTCAGACTCAGTCTGGAGGGAAACAGCCCAATTGTTTGGGCGGGATTTTGGGCATTTTAATTGACTTGATTGGAGGTGTGAATTACACTCACTTGACATCTGTGCATTTTCACACTCATTCACACTCTCAGCCAATCTTTCCAGTTACTTTAGCCTTTTAATGACCTTCAACTTGTTCTCTAAAGAGCACAGCAAAATAATcccatttttatatttaattcacATTTACCATATTCTCTTCTGCGCATTTGTCACTGTGCAAAACCTAGAGTGAtctttttgattcatttaactTGAACATTGTGAGAACTGATCAAAGAACACTTCAAATTGCGTTGACACACAGAGCTTGAGTCACCAGCTTGATGACATGTTGGGATTACCTTATAGTGTGTCGGTATGAAAACCGACACACAACATCACAGCTTGTGGTTCAGTCTATACAGTCACTGCATGTGTTTGAGCTTGTGTTGCTCGACTGAGCCTTCATCAGTCATTGTCCTCTCCCTCACGTCACCTTAAAACTCACAGCAACCAAATTAAAGCACAGCCTCTCGCAAACCTCTTATGTAAACAATCCCCTCATCCATTGGGGCAAATGTGATTCATTTGTacctcaacacaacacattccTGACTTACTGTGATGTTCCTGGTTCATAAAGTCCAGTGCCCTCTGTGGCGTAAAGGAAATTGACCCTGTGGAGGAGGCGTGAATGCAGAGCAagacgtgcgtgtgtgtgcgaaGGAGTGACAGGGAGCTTTGTGTGGCTGCTGTGATCATGAAGtatgaaattgttttcattgtcGCATGCATCATGGAAGGGCTTCAAGGTCAACCAAAGGTTCCAGTGAAATGTAAGTAGGCTGCTTGGAGTAGTCACAGTTTTTGCTGGAGCACACAGTTTGCCCTGCAGGTCAGCACAAACCCTCACAAACCACTGCACGAGCACTGTGCTgcttaaataaacacaatgtcaAGCCAAACCTCACTAAAAAGAACATCTTGACTTGTTTTAGTTTCATCCTCTGCCTGctctgtgtgacagagagcCAGCTTGACAGTTTATTAATTGTTAACCGGCTGTTTACTAACCACTTACTGATTACTGACTCTTCATTCACTGTTAACTAATTGTTTACtcacttttcattcattgtttacTGATTGTTAGTGACTATTCACTCCCTGTTTACTGGCTGTTGCGCACCGGGAGTTCCATAATAATGTGATACAATGTGAGTGACATAAAGACCATCATCTGATACTCACTGTCACATCGTCAACCactttttccgtttccgggtccaGCTCACATCAGGTGAGAGCCCGCCGTCCATCgcatggcacacacacagacaaacagccactcacactcacattcacacctacggtcaatttagaatcaccgGTTGGaccatgggaggaaacccaagacccaggccgggaaccgaacatgcaaccttcttgctgtggtgcaacagcgctaaccactacgccacaACAGATCATGTTGCATTGTACGTGGAAAGTGGAGTGTTTTCATTACAATCTTAcctctttttacaaccagtgcaGGAAGGTAGACTTGTCACATCAGAGTAGTAATTGGAAATGTGATCATTAAATAGTCTGACAGAGACGATTTTGAATCTCACCACTCTGCCTCTTTCACCTCTGTAGATGAAAAGAAGAACAACCTCCCACAGGACTTTGACATCGACATGGATGACCCCGAGACGGAGAAGGCCGCTGTCGCCATCCAGTCGCAGTTTAGGAAAttccagaagaagaagcaggacgTGAAGTCGTAGAGGGAGCGCTCTCCTCTGACGTGGGCCTGGTCTTGCATGTCAATCAAAGTGTACCATCATGAACTGACAAAGAAGGGTGGGAGTGGGACTCCTGAGGGTGGAGGGCAGAGGTTGGGTCATCTGGAGGCTAAACAGTATATTTGTGGGAGTCTGTGTATAATTTAGAACTAAACTACAAAAATTGTATTAATATGTGGGTGTATGTATCTAAATTTTTCCTATAATTTTGCTATTTCAGTTTTTTACTTCAATGACACTTGATTATCTGCGGTAGAGCTTAGTACAGGTAAACTGTTCTTTTCTATCATTCAGCTGCATTATGAAGCCACATGCAGCTCCAAGATTGACACAGTTTATATGCGTTTCTCAAAGTTATCCCATACAGCTGTCAGCAGGTTCAAACTAACATAAAACAACCGAGTCCCCCtccctgtttttatttccatatcTCACTGAGTTGTGTGCCTGTGCAGAGACTCTAGATGTTGTGCTTGTGCTTTAATTGGAGTTGTGCTTCACTCTCTGTTCATGTTCCAAAATTATTCAATCAAAAATGTTCTACTGGCTCACATGTGCATACAGTACAAGAACATACTTATGCATGCAAGCTtgcacagatgtacacacacacacccaccctaaccctaaccacccaCGGAGACATAAATAAAGAATTGTAAAGGAATACAAATGAGTTTGTCTGCTTTCACAGGCcagttgggtctctttaaatgactttatgaagagtttgttcaagacctgctctatatgttaagtgccttgatgaaactttgttatgatttggtgctatacacATAAGTCTGAGTGAGTGGAGTGACATTTCTGTGGTTTGAGTGGTGCGACTTCAATTAATAAAAGTGTCTTCAGCAAGCAAGGATCCACATGGACACAGGAGAGGTTCCCTCAGACTAGGCACTGGTGGTTGATGGAAAGCGTCTCCAGACATCATGGAGGTTCTGGTGGTGATAGGGAGGAGTTGGGCTGGCGTCTCTAAGACAGGGGGTGAATACAGTATCTCGTAGTCTATATTTTGACCCATTGAAACATGGGTCAACAAGTGTTCTTTCGGATTGCTTAAATGATACTGTAAAATGACcgtataaaataataattctcaGCGGAGGCTTTACATGAGCTGTGATGACAGCATGAGAGAGAGCAGCGGGCCATGATCATGGTTCTAACACAGCACGTCTGACTGGACGACAAACTGTGTGTGCTTCCCCCATCT
This window encodes:
- the LOC115054679 gene encoding calmodulin regulator protein PCP4-like encodes the protein MSERQVSGATTGNSKPSAVQDEKKNNLPQDFDIDMDDPETEKAAVAIQSQFRKFQKKKQDVKS